The following proteins are encoded in a genomic region of Pseudomonas saponiphila:
- the ilvA gene encoding threonine ammonia-lyase, biosynthetic, with the protein MLEQYVKKILTSRVYDVAVETPLQTARQLSERLGNQIWLKREDLQPVFSFKIRGAYNKLTQLSDAERARGVVTASAGNHAQGLALAAKVLGVKATIVMPKTTPEIKVEGVRSRGGKVVLHGDSFPEALAYSLKLVDEKGYVYIHPYDDPHTIAGQGTVAMEILRQHPGPLDAIFVPVGGGGLIAGIAAYVKYLRPETKIIGVEPDDSNCLQAAMAAGERVVLPTVGIFADGVAVAQIGQHTFDICKHYVDEVITVSTDEICAAIKDIYDDTRSITEPAGALGVAGIKKYVEQRGISGQTLVAIDSGANVNFDRLRHVAERAELGEGREAIIAVTIPERPGSFKAFCEAVGKRQITEFNYRYNTGSEAHIFVGVQTHPENDPRSALIASLTEQGFPVIDLTDNELAKLHIRYMVGGHAEKVSDEVVLRFEFPERPGALFNFLNKLGGRWNISMFHYRNHGAADGRVVAGLQVPAEERHLVPAALEQIGYPYWDESDNPAYQLFLG; encoded by the coding sequence ATGCTCGAACAGTACGTCAAGAAGATCCTCACCTCGCGCGTTTATGACGTTGCCGTAGAAACCCCATTGCAGACTGCCCGCCAGCTCTCCGAGCGGCTGGGCAATCAGATCTGGCTCAAGCGCGAAGACTTGCAGCCGGTGTTCTCGTTCAAGATCCGTGGCGCCTACAACAAGCTGACCCAGCTCAGCGATGCCGAGCGCGCTCGTGGCGTGGTCACCGCGTCCGCCGGCAACCACGCCCAGGGCCTGGCCCTGGCGGCCAAGGTGCTGGGGGTCAAGGCCACCATCGTGATGCCCAAGACCACCCCGGAGATCAAGGTCGAAGGCGTGCGCTCCCGTGGCGGCAAAGTGGTGCTGCACGGCGATAGCTTCCCCGAGGCGCTGGCCTATTCGCTGAAGCTGGTGGACGAAAAGGGCTACGTCTACATCCATCCCTACGATGATCCCCACACCATTGCCGGGCAGGGCACGGTGGCCATGGAGATTCTGCGTCAGCACCCGGGCCCGCTGGACGCGATTTTCGTTCCGGTCGGCGGCGGCGGGTTGATCGCCGGCATTGCCGCCTATGTGAAATACCTGCGCCCGGAAACCAAGATCATCGGCGTCGAGCCGGACGACTCCAACTGCCTGCAAGCCGCCATGGCCGCGGGCGAGCGGGTGGTGCTGCCCACCGTGGGGATCTTTGCCGACGGCGTGGCGGTGGCGCAGATCGGCCAGCACACCTTCGACATCTGCAAACACTATGTGGATGAAGTGATCACCGTCAGCACCGACGAGATCTGCGCGGCTATCAAGGATATCTACGACGATACCCGCTCGATCACCGAACCTGCCGGGGCTCTGGGCGTGGCCGGGATCAAGAAGTACGTCGAGCAGCGCGGCATCAGCGGGCAGACCCTGGTGGCCATCGATTCCGGGGCCAACGTCAACTTCGATCGCCTGCGCCACGTGGCCGAGCGTGCCGAGCTGGGCGAGGGCCGCGAAGCCATCATCGCCGTGACCATTCCCGAGAGGCCGGGCAGCTTCAAGGCGTTCTGCGAGGCGGTGGGCAAGCGCCAGATCACCGAATTCAACTATCGCTACAACACCGGCAGCGAAGCGCACATTTTTGTCGGCGTGCAGACCCACCCGGAAAACGATCCGCGCAGTGCCCTGATCGCCAGCCTGACCGAGCAGGGCTTCCCGGTGATCGACCTGACCGACAACGAACTGGCCAAGCTGCACATTCGCTACATGGTCGGCGGCCATGCCGAGAAGGTCAGCGACGAGGTAGTGCTGCGTTTCGAGTTCCCGGAGCGTCCGGGGGCGTTGTTCAACTTCCTCAACAAGCTGGGCGGGCGCTGGAACATCTCGATGTTCCACTACCGTAACCACGGCGCGGCGGATGGCCGGGTGGTCGCGGGCCTGCAAGTGCCGGCCGAGGAGCGTCACCTGGTGCCGGCGGCCCTGGAGCAGATCGGTTATCCGTACTGGGATGAAAGCGACAACCCGGCGTACCAGCTGTTCCTGGGCTGA
- a CDS encoding DUF2269 family protein, with product METLTTLKALHVLATVLLLGSALGLAIWTWRLRRRGDTMVYSRVLQRPGLFGWLLLAIGLLSLPFSGWGMVHLVGWPLGQTWLLGSSVLYTLGALAWLWLMVRLNRLRRAKAASGLTFTLVLAVFGLLCFVAIAGLMGAKPV from the coding sequence ATGGAAACACTGACCACGTTGAAGGCGCTGCATGTACTGGCCACGGTGCTGCTGTTGGGCAGTGCCCTGGGGCTGGCGATCTGGACTTGGCGCCTGCGCCGCCGGGGTGACACCATGGTTTACAGCCGGGTGTTGCAGCGTCCGGGGTTGTTCGGTTGGCTGCTGCTGGCCATCGGTTTGCTGAGCTTGCCGTTCAGTGGTTGGGGGATGGTGCATCTGGTGGGCTGGCCGCTGGGCCAGACCTGGCTCCTGGGTTCCAGCGTGCTCTATACCCTGGGTGCCCTGGCCTGGCTGTGGCTGATGGTGCGACTCAACCGCCTGCGGCGGGCCAAGGCCGCCAGCGGCCTGACTTTCACCCTGGTGCTGGCGGTGTTCGGCCTGCTGTGTTTTGTCGCCATTGCCGGCCTGATGGGCGCCAAGCCGGTCTGA
- a CDS encoding SDR family oxidoreductase, giving the protein MKVVLVGATGFVGRHLLAALHAAGHQLIATSRYPQPRSLPGVEWRQLDLDRLGHEPQPFVLPADTDVLINAAGLLSTDARALTLTQDLGTRALFDLAATRGVRVLQISALGAGTQPHVPFLASKAAADDYLLRSGIAAVVLRPSLVLGAGGASSGWLAKMSPWPLLGLLSIKAQMQPLHVEDLSAAVLALLRQWPQESMVLPLVGPERMTMAQLLDRLRAAQGWAPARYFQLPSILLRLAAGVGDRLGWRALNRQSLAMARSDNLADPEVLASVCGYHAAPLAARLQDWPQAAQSTQLALRPLLLAVMLLIWLGTALVCIGPGYDWGLRIMAEAGVQGVWAALAVIGGSLCDALLGVGLLLRRWRRRALQAQLALMLGYTLIISLILPHFWFDPYAAVAKNLVLMVATLWLLWTEPRR; this is encoded by the coding sequence ATGAAGGTTGTTCTGGTGGGGGCCACAGGGTTTGTCGGCCGCCACCTGTTGGCGGCTCTGCATGCCGCCGGTCATCAGTTGATCGCCACCAGCCGTTATCCACAGCCGCGCAGCCTGCCGGGGGTGGAATGGCGACAATTGGACCTCGATCGTCTGGGGCATGAGCCGCAGCCCTTTGTCCTGCCTGCCGATACCGATGTGCTGATCAATGCCGCCGGGCTGCTGAGCACCGATGCCCGGGCGCTGACCCTGACCCAGGACCTGGGCACCCGTGCCCTGTTCGATCTGGCGGCAACCCGTGGCGTGCGGGTGCTGCAGATTTCCGCATTGGGTGCCGGGACCCAGCCCCATGTGCCGTTTCTTGCCAGCAAGGCCGCGGCGGATGATTACCTGCTGCGCTCGGGAATTGCGGCGGTGGTGTTGCGGCCGTCACTGGTGCTGGGCGCCGGCGGTGCCAGCAGCGGTTGGCTGGCGAAGATGTCGCCCTGGCCGCTGCTTGGGTTGTTGTCCATCAAGGCGCAGATGCAGCCCCTGCATGTCGAGGACTTGAGCGCGGCGGTGCTGGCGTTGCTCAGGCAATGGCCGCAGGAATCCATGGTTCTGCCCCTGGTCGGCCCGGAACGCATGACCATGGCGCAGTTGCTGGATCGCCTGCGAGCGGCCCAGGGCTGGGCCCCGGCCCGTTACTTCCAGCTGCCGTCGATACTGCTCAGGCTGGCGGCTGGCGTAGGTGATCGCCTGGGCTGGCGCGCCTTGAACCGGCAGAGCCTGGCCATGGCTCGCAGCGACAACCTGGCGGATCCCGAGGTGCTGGCATCGGTCTGTGGTTATCACGCGGCGCCCCTGGCGGCCCGCCTGCAGGACTGGCCACAGGCGGCGCAAAGCACCCAACTGGCCCTGCGCCCGCTGCTGCTTGCGGTGATGCTGTTGATCTGGCTGGGCACGGCGCTGGTGTGCATCGGCCCGGGCTATGACTGGGGCCTGCGGATCATGGCCGAGGCGGGCGTGCAGGGCGTCTGGGCAGCTTTGGCGGTGATCGGCGGGTCACTCTGCGATGCGCTGCTGGGTGTCGGCCTGCTGCTGCGGCGTTGGCGCCGACGGGCCTTGCAGGCGCAGTTGGCACTGATGCTCGGCTACACCCTGATCATCAGCCTGATCCTGCCGCATTTCTGGTTTGACCCTTATGCTGCCGTCGCCAAGAACCTGGTGCTGATGGTGGCGACCCTCTGGCTGTTGTGGACCGAACCCCGTCGATGA
- a CDS encoding DUF2269 family protein, which yields MSAYLLLKTLHILSSTVLFGLGAGSAYYALRAWRSGRVEVIAVTFKHLVFADWAFTATTAVFQPLSGLGLVHLAGWPIQQAWLLWSLGLYGVAGLCWLPVVWLQIRVHKMAEQALRDGVPMPIRANLYMRWWFALGWPAFLAFMVIFYLMVAKPV from the coding sequence ATGAGCGCTTACCTGCTGTTGAAAACCCTGCATATCCTGTCCTCGACCGTGCTGTTCGGGCTCGGTGCCGGCTCGGCCTATTACGCCTTGCGGGCCTGGCGCAGTGGTCGGGTGGAAGTGATTGCCGTGACCTTCAAGCACCTGGTGTTCGCCGATTGGGCTTTCACCGCCACCACGGCGGTGTTCCAGCCATTGAGCGGCCTGGGACTGGTGCATCTGGCGGGCTGGCCGATCCAGCAGGCCTGGCTGCTGTGGAGCCTGGGGCTCTATGGGGTGGCGGGGCTGTGCTGGCTGCCGGTGGTCTGGTTGCAGATCCGGGTGCACAAGATGGCGGAGCAGGCACTGCGTGACGGGGTGCCGATGCCGATCCGGGCCAACCTTTATATGCGCTGGTGGTTCGCTCTGGGCTGGCCGGCGTTTCTGGCCTTCATGGTGATTTTCTACCTGATGGTGGCCAAGCCGGTTTAG
- a CDS encoding HAD family hydrolase has translation MRLALFDLDNTLLGGDSDHAWGDYLCERGFLDAVAYKTRNDEFYQDYLAGQLDNAAYLNFCLEILGRTEMAVLEQWHRDYMRDCIEPILLPKAQALLDQHREAGDKLVIITATNRFITAPIAQRLGVEHLIATECEMHKGRYTGRSTDVPCFREGKVIRLKRWLEETGHDLEDSYFYSDSMNDLPLLEQVSNPVAVDPDPNLRAEAEKRGWQVISLRD, from the coding sequence ATGCGCCTGGCTTTATTCGACTTGGACAACACGCTTCTTGGCGGCGACAGCGACCACGCCTGGGGCGACTACCTGTGCGAGCGAGGCTTCCTCGACGCCGTCGCCTACAAGACCCGCAACGACGAGTTCTACCAGGACTACCTGGCCGGCCAACTCGACAACGCCGCGTACCTGAACTTCTGCCTGGAAATCCTCGGCCGCACCGAGATGGCCGTGCTCGAACAGTGGCATCGCGACTACATGCGCGACTGCATCGAGCCCATCCTCTTGCCCAAGGCCCAGGCATTGCTGGATCAGCACCGCGAGGCTGGCGACAAGCTGGTGATCATCACCGCCACCAACCGCTTCATCACCGCACCGATCGCCCAACGCCTGGGAGTCGAACACCTGATCGCCACCGAATGCGAGATGCATAAAGGCCGCTACACCGGGCGCAGCACCGACGTACCCTGTTTCCGCGAAGGCAAGGTCATCCGCCTCAAGCGCTGGCTGGAAGAAACCGGCCACGACCTGGAAGACAGCTACTTCTACAGCGATTCGATGAACGATCTGCCGCTGCTGGAACAAGTCAGCAACCCGGTGGCCGTCGATCCCGACCCGAACCTGCGGGCCGAAGCCGAGAAGCGCGGATGGCAGGTCATCAGCCTGCGCGATTGA
- a CDS encoding RNA pyrophosphohydrolase — MIDPDGFRPNVGIILTNDAGQVLWARRINQDAWQFPQGGINPDETPEDALYRELNEEVGLEREDVQILACTRGWLRYRLPQRLVRTHSQPLCIGQKQKWFLLRLISNEQRVRMDLTGKPEFDGWRWVSYWYPLGQVVTFKREVYRRALKELAPRLLVRD; from the coding sequence GTGATCGACCCCGATGGTTTCCGCCCCAATGTCGGGATCATTCTGACCAATGATGCCGGACAGGTGCTATGGGCTCGCCGTATCAATCAAGATGCCTGGCAGTTTCCTCAAGGCGGGATCAACCCCGACGAGACGCCGGAAGACGCCTTGTATCGCGAGTTGAACGAAGAAGTGGGGCTGGAGCGCGAAGATGTGCAAATTCTCGCCTGCACCCGGGGCTGGTTGCGCTATCGTTTGCCGCAGCGTCTGGTTAGAACGCACAGCCAGCCGCTGTGCATCGGCCAGAAACAGAAATGGTTTCTCCTGCGCCTGATCTCCAACGAGCAGCGGGTGCGGATGGATTTGACCGGTAAACCGGAATTCGATGGCTGGCGCTGGGTCAGTTATTGGTATCCGTTGGGCCAGGTGGTGACATTCAAGCGCGAAGTGTATCGCCGCGCTCTCAAAGAGCTTGCCCCGCGCCTTCTAGTGCGCGACTGA